GCGTAATTTTTGGCCAAGATCTTTATAAATAGGCGCTTTGCCAGATTTCCACTTACCATCAGCCTTCAAATTCGCTTCTTGTAAGCTCTTGAGCTCAGTGAAATATCGCTCCAATGCACCATGAATAGCCTTACCAAATGCAAAGGATTTGATTTGAAGTACACCCGCTAGTAATTCTTGTAATGCAAACTTTCTAGCACAATTTTCAAATAAGTTTAGGTTGGTTGGATTGAGTCTAACTGTCTCAACTCTAGCTTTAAGATAGTCAAGATCAATAGCCATTGCTTGCTCAGACCATGGTCTATCGTCTCGCTTGCCTGTTAATTCAGCTAATAGTTCAGTACGGTAATCTGCTTGATGATAAGTAGATTGAATTGAATCTTCTTTTGGATTGGTCATCAGTTCATTCACAAAGCTTGATGGCTGGCAGCTTTCACCAAGTTTGGTCTCAGCGTTGCTATGAATGCTTAAGGTCTTGCGCGCTCTAGTCATAGCGACATAAAAGAGACGGCGCTCTTCCTCTTCATCACTAATAGCTTGCTCGATACTAGTTGGATCCCGCCCTAGAGTAGGTGGCATCTTGATCATATTACTGTTGTTCTTATTACCCCAATGTCCTCTATTGGCTTTGTAGATCATGACATGATCCCATTCCTTGCCTTTGGATTTGTGTGCGGTAAGGATTTTGACACCTGATTTATTGCCAGGGTTCTTTAGCCTGATACCAAGTTCTTTAGCCTGCAGGTAATTCAACAGATGGAGAAATTTATCAATTCCTCTAGCCTGCTCTTCATTATTGACTCTGGTTATTGTTCTAGCATCAATACTCTGAGCAAACTCCGTTAAGCGCTGAAGCTTTGTTCTTCTTTGCCATATGCTTTCTAGATCAGCACCAGTGGCATCAAGTGATTTATTTGCATCACTATAAAGCAGATTGAAATACCCAAAATCTTTAATTGCATGTGCAAAGAGTTGTCCAAAATCTGCATAGTGTACCTTATTGGAATAGTCTTGAAATAAATCAATTATTGGTTCAAGCTTAGTGCTATTAGCTTGCAAGTATTCAAACAAGGAGCCTTGAAATTGATGATCTAATATGGCTTGTTTATAGCTGGCACTAGCTTCCAGTATATCTTTGGTCTTGATTTCATGTTCTAGGTAGACCTGGGATTTTAATAGAGCTGGTGACAGTAGTAAGCTAACAAAGTTAGTGTTAGCTTTATCACTATTGGCATCTGGACTTGCAATGACTTGAAATAATTTATGTAGTAGATTTATATCCTTGTCACTGAGTAGGTTTGTTTTGGCTTCTACGCTGTGAGGGATTTTTCTTGCAGCTAGAGTTCTTGCGATTTCTGCTAAGTCCCTATTTTCTCTGCATAATATTGCAATACTACTTGGATCAATAGCTTGTCCATTAGGGTCAATCATGGTTTCAATTTGATTGGCGATATGAACTAGGCTTGTATCAATATCTTGATGATGATCTATAGTTACTGCCTTATAGGGATATTCTAGTGAGTTAGCCTCTGCCACTAGACCGGTTTTTGTTGATCCTTGCTCTAAATCGTGTTGTAAATAATTATGTCCTCGAAGATGATCAGCTGACTCTAATATTGCTGCTTGGCTTCGGTAATTTTGATTAGACCTTACTATCAGTGGGTTAAAGTCTTGAATGAACTTATAACTGTTCTCAGAAGCGGCTCCTTGAAAACCAAATATTGATTGGTCTGGATCACCAACTACACAAACATTACTTGATTTCATGGAAGCTTCATCTTGAGCAGCAATCTCTCTCATTAATTGATATTGAGCTGAGTTGGTATCTTGAAATTCATCTCCAAAAATATATTGATATTTGTTAGAGTAGAGTTCTTTGAGTTCAGGGTTATGAGCCAATTCGGCTACTACTTTTGGTACTAGGTCATCAAAATCATGGGCTTGGTGTTGCTTTAATTCTTTAATGTATTCTCTATAGACCAATGCAAGGTCTTCAAGTTTGAATTTATGCTCTATCCAATTAGATTTTAGATATTTTTCTCCTCTCGCTTTGCTTTTGTTTCTTCTGGTTTTGATTTCTAGTCCACAAAAACTCAAGAGTAAGTCTCGAAAATGTCTTCGCAGGCTGCCACCTTCTTGAGCTTGGTCTAGCATGGCTTTATCCTTAAGTGCTCTAATCATCTTACGGTAAGGGGCTTCTAGATATTGACTATCTTTTTGGTAGCGCTGGCGATATGAGATAGCATCTAGTAAAGAAAGGAAGATCTCGATTTCTTTTTCGTCTTCTAGTCTTTGTTTGGCTTTACGCCAATCAGAATTGTCAGTCTTGGTTAATGGCTGAAGTGCAAAGTTCTTAATTAATTCATTGCGAGCTGCATTGCGCAGGAATCTTGGGTAATCATTGGCTGGAAGATCAGCCCCACCATCAGCAAATGAAGCTGAGTAGAACTGATCTGGATCGATGTTAAGTTTTTTAAGCTCGGTGATATGTTTGCAAGCTTCTTTAACAAGTTCTTTGTTATTGCTATATAACCTAGGACTGCGTTCAAGGTTTTGATATTTCCCTACTCTATCAGTCTCATTGATCTCAATAAGGCTCGGTAAATCATCAATGATTGATTCTATAAGCTCAAACTTCTCATTTTCGTCTATCAATCTGCCCATGGCAGCAAAGCGTTTGATTTGAGGATTGTCAGCAATAATTTTTCTTGCAAATGAATGATAGGTCTTCACTTCTATTTGTTCAGCAGTTTTAATATCAAGCTTAGATTTGAGTCTTTCTTGCATATTCTGACGAGCATCATCAGAGAAACTAAGTATTAGGACTTCATCTGGGTTTGGTTTGTCATTGGGATCAATTTCATTACTAGTTAATAAGTACGCAATTTTAGTTGCAATTGTTTCAGTCTTACCAGCACCAGGAATTGCTTGAATAAACATTGGTCCTTGATAGTTCTTGATTGCCCTGAGTTGATTCGGGTTAGCTCGATCAAGGTCTGCTTGCAGGGCTGGTGGATTAAGAGAGGCTTCTTTTATTGGTTGAACTGAAGGAGCAGGCTTTGGGCTCACAGGAGTACTTGCTGCTACTGGGCTTGACGCATCACTGCTAATCCTTTCTGGGTGATCTTTTGCCCAGTCAAACAAATTTGCTCTCATGATCTAGGCTCCAGTCTACTGTATAGAGCAGGGTCTAAATTCTCAGGATCATAAACTTTCCAGTCTTCAACTTGAAAGCGAAAGCTTTGATCATATGAACTAAAGCTTGGTCTTAATACAAACATGAATGGTTTATTTTGCTGCCAAAGAAAGTCTTCTAGGAATTCTTTACCGCGACGAAACATGACTGCTGATTCAGAGTAATCACCATGAGTGCTTATTATGGATGAATTACCAAGCTCTGGACTTCTATTGATCTGTTCTAAGAAGGGCTTGATGATAGATCCTTCCTCATAGAGTTCTAGTTGCACAGCATCAGGTCTCTGGCCATTTTCAAGAACGGCTTTTGCGCTTCTGCCACTAAGCTTTGCCGTGACCGGCATTGTAAGGTAGTAGGGCTTATTAAAACCATTGCCGAATGGTAGAACTTTAGCTTCTTGATTGAACAGGGGTACTAGTTCTTTAAGTCCGATACAATGCTCAATATTAATTTGCTGGATAGGTTCGTAATCATCTGGAATTGCTTGAGCAAAATGTTTATGTACTAAGTTTTTGAATGATTCAAGATCTTTATTATCACAGCTACAACCTGCTGCTGCTTTGTGCCCGCCGTATTTAAGCTCCTTACCAGTCAATTCTTCAAATTCTTGAGCTACTTGAGCTAATACATCGGTGATATCAATTCCAAGATAGTCATAAGGATTACGGGCGGAGAAAGTAGTTTGATCTTCGCCAATGAATCCAACAAACACTGGTAGAGGTAGATATTCCATGATGCGCCCAGCTGCTAGTCCAATGACGCCCTTATTCCAAGCTTCATTGGCAAGGACTATAACTTTGTCAGAGCCTGGCTTATAAGTCCAAGCAAGCTCGTCAAAACCTTGACTGACGACTTTCTTCTCTAGTTTTTTTCTTTTATCATTATTGGACTTAGCTTCTTTAGCTAGTTTCAATACTCGTTCTTCATCATCAGAGCTAAACATCTCAACTATGTCTTTGGCATGATCGAGCCTGCCAGCAGCATTAATGATAGGACCAAGCCGAAAGGCAACATCATCAGGATGATAGCCACTAAGTATTGGATTACTATGCACACCAGCCTCTTCTATTAATGCTTTGAGTCCAGGTATTGCCTGCATGCCCTTGTTAACAGCTTGGCTTGAAAGTCCTTCTTGTACTATGCTTCTGTTCTCACCAACACAATTGACCTGGTCAGCGACTGTACTTAAGGCTGCAAGTGTTTTGAGATTGATTAAGTAGTCATCTTGCCTAAATTTTTTGAGTAATAATTCTGCAAGTTTGAGTGCTTGCCCTGCAGCAGACAGCTCATAGAGAGGGTGTTTGTCATCGTCTAAGGCTTTGGGGTTTACCAGTAAAGCGCCCTTTGGAGCCTCAAGCCGAATATTATGATGGTCAGTAACTATCACTTCTAGTCCTTGCTCTTGTGCGTGTTGAATTAGTTTATTGCTATTAGTTCCAAGATCAACACTGAGAAGTAAATCATAGTCCTGAGCAAGTTTGTCAATTGCTTTTTGATTGAAGCCATAACCTTCTTTGTGTCTTTGCGGGACATAGAAGCTAACTTTGTCGCTGTAAGCAAGCTGCTTAAAAGTTCTTAGTAAGATAGAGACAGCAGTAGTTCCGTCTACATCATAGTCACCATAGACAGCGATTTTTTTACCTGCTTGCATTGCAGTAAGGATTTTGTTTAGAGCTTTATCCATGTATGGAATCTCAGTGCCTGGCACTGATTCAGGCTTATCAACCATGAAATAATCGAGCTTCTCTTCTGGCTTATAGCCTCTATTTGCTAGTAGTGTTCGAGCAAAACTACTTAATTCATCAGGGTAGGCGCTTGTATCCGGTTTGCCATAAGCATTCCATTGAGTTCGTTTATGCGGTTCTGAGTAGGCGCCGCTGAATATTTCTTTATCACTATGAACAATAAGTTTGATTTGGTTTTTGTTCTTGATTTGTTGGTAGCAATCATTGCTTAGGCTGAGCTCTATTTCATATGGTTTATTGGTTTTATCGCCAATAAGAATGATGTCTTGAGGGCTGATACTAATAAATATTGGTCCAGGATTATCCTCGGATCCTGCTGAACGAAAATCATGTTCGATTGTTTCATTGCTATTGTAACCAGCTTGACCTGCTTTCTGGCTGATGATGTAGCTATTAGGATCCTTGATTCTGATTTTGAGCGCGAGTCTTAAGTCTTTGATTTGTCCTTGCTGGTCTTTAACAATGTCCTTCAGTCCAAGCACTTGGACTGTAATATCGTCACCAATTTGGTAGCTATTGGTGAATTGATTGAGCTGAAAATATATGGCTTGGTTGCCATTTTCATTTTCTTCTTGAGCAGCAAACAAGGAAGCTGGTGTTTGTTGAGACGTGGCAAGGTTTGGTTTAGTGCTTGCTGGCACTGAACGACTGGAATCCTTGTGGGATCTCATAAATTTTGCTCCGATATTGAGTAACATAAGGAGTCCTGTGGTTTATTATAGCTGTCTTATATTGATTGGATATTTAATTTAATATTCATGGTTTTTGGGTGTTAATACCTAGATATGCTAGAATTCCATGTAAATCTTAGCTAATAAGATAAGTTGTATTACTATGTCTAAGCCATTATCCTTATTTTCAGATCAAGTCTTGGCAGCAGCCAGAGCTCCGGCACTGGTTAAAGCAGCAGAGTCTGGTGAATTTGCCCATTTGAATCCAGATGGAACTCCGAGATATGCTGCATTACAAAAACGAAGAGATGAAGTTCGTGCAAAAAATGCTCCGGATGAAGAAATTGGTACT
The Cyanobacteriota bacterium genome window above contains:
- a CDS encoding ATP-dependent DNA helicase; this encodes MRANLFDWAKDHPERISSDASSPVAASTPVSPKPAPSVQPIKEASLNPPALQADLDRANPNQLRAIKNYQGPMFIQAIPGAGKTETIATKIAYLLTSNEIDPNDKPNPDEVLILSFSDDARQNMQERLKSKLDIKTAEQIEVKTYHSFARKIIADNPQIKRFAAMGRLIDENEKFELIESIIDDLPSLIEINETDRVGKYQNLERSPRLYSNNKELVKEACKHITELKKLNIDPDQFYSASFADGGADLPANDYPRFLRNAARNELIKNFALQPLTKTDNSDWRKAKQRLEDEKEIEIFLSLLDAISYRQRYQKDSQYLEAPYRKMIRALKDKAMLDQAQEGGSLRRHFRDLLLSFCGLEIKTRRNKSKARGEKYLKSNWIEHKFKLEDLALVYREYIKELKQHQAHDFDDLVPKVVAELAHNPELKELYSNKYQYIFGDEFQDTNSAQYQLMREIAAQDEASMKSSNVCVVGDPDQSIFGFQGAASENSYKFIQDFNPLIVRSNQNYRSQAAILESADHLRGHNYLQHDLEQGSTKTGLVAEANSLEYPYKAVTIDHHQDIDTSLVHIANQIETMIDPNGQAIDPSSIAILCRENRDLAEIARTLAARKIPHSVEAKTNLLSDKDINLLHKLFQVIASPDANSDKANTNFVSLLLSPALLKSQVYLEHEIKTKDILEASASYKQAILDHQFQGSLFEYLQANSTKLEPIIDLFQDYSNKVHYADFGQLFAHAIKDFGYFNLLYSDANKSLDATGADLESIWQRRTKLQRLTEFAQSIDARTITRVNNEEQARGIDKFLHLLNYLQAKELGIRLKNPGNKSGVKILTAHKSKGKEWDHVMIYKANRGHWGNKNNSNMIKMPPTLGRDPTSIEQAISDEEEERRLFYVAMTRARKTLSIHSNAETKLGESCQPSSFVNELMTNPKEDSIQSTYHQADYRTELLAELTGKRDDRPWSEQAMAIDLDYLKARVETVRLNPTNLNLFENCARKFALQELLAGVLQIKSFAFGKAIHGALERYFTELKSLQEANLKADGKWKSGKAPIYKDLGQKLRDYYTEIIKLQNWPASEEESYLERGHTMLTNYFNKHSRADDSKSLKIFRDLRIIDVETSLRNRFEHEGLSIPSNGRIDLIVEIEDQDGIKQKVVIDFKTFAPDQDDKTNPGGKIHTQMGLYNLQLEVEQAAGKIDFVPHNYQVHFMEADSRNNFHDKSVKPSTEELLELKKRAADSYQKIQNLEFPMTDDHAKCLDCIFRLACNR
- a CDS encoding DHH family phosphoesterase, which produces MRSHKDSSRSVPASTKPNLATSQQTPASLFAAQEENENGNQAIYFQLNQFTNSYQIGDDITVQVLGLKDIVKDQQGQIKDLRLALKIRIKDPNSYIISQKAGQAGYNSNETIEHDFRSAGSEDNPGPIFISISPQDIILIGDKTNKPYEIELSLSNDCYQQIKNKNQIKLIVHSDKEIFSGAYSEPHKRTQWNAYGKPDTSAYPDELSSFARTLLANRGYKPEEKLDYFMVDKPESVPGTEIPYMDKALNKILTAMQAGKKIAVYGDYDVDGTTAVSILLRTFKQLAYSDKVSFYVPQRHKEGYGFNQKAIDKLAQDYDLLLSVDLGTNSNKLIQHAQEQGLEVIVTDHHNIRLEAPKGALLVNPKALDDDKHPLYELSAAGQALKLAELLLKKFRQDDYLINLKTLAALSTVADQVNCVGENRSIVQEGLSSQAVNKGMQAIPGLKALIEEAGVHSNPILSGYHPDDVAFRLGPIINAAGRLDHAKDIVEMFSSDDEERVLKLAKEAKSNNDKRKKLEKKVVSQGFDELAWTYKPGSDKVIVLANEAWNKGVIGLAAGRIMEYLPLPVFVGFIGEDQTTFSARNPYDYLGIDITDVLAQVAQEFEELTGKELKYGGHKAAAGCSCDNKDLESFKNLVHKHFAQAIPDDYEPIQQINIEHCIGLKELVPLFNQEAKVLPFGNGFNKPYYLTMPVTAKLSGRSAKAVLENGQRPDAVQLELYEEGSIIKPFLEQINRSPELGNSSIISTHGDYSESAVMFRRGKEFLEDFLWQQNKPFMFVLRPSFSSYDQSFRFQVEDWKVYDPENLDPALYSRLEPRS